The proteins below come from a single Garra rufa chromosome 3, GarRuf1.0, whole genome shotgun sequence genomic window:
- the LOC141331109 gene encoding uncharacterized protein: MEKQRSSLKPKLASTMKVVFLIPDIYLWLVFNAGVEMLMALSYGSQPNLLPQQYPPPPLLPKPGRDNARLQKLLKKSAKKKVGSSSQTPIPFRSNLSPVNEASPDLEHSDYSTPPRTPETPLFSRTLDSQYYSSGPFYHHSASPYLYPANSSHYSSTPTLSAQSYSYPARSLEHQIAPLYTCSSILFDDDSEQATDADPDTSYEIAFSQTLQSSSSREGTTHGTFGERQTYQASVQMQAPPLAPVRPPAPNLTLGCALGYQTQPSTSQVPVSQSSVEGYKNVAPALITHTPLTQNHIMETAASHFKTSEKIAAFPQTRIYTPKTSFYEISKPPIQDSWTCGSTYQGEAPLYPKNPVIDVKQNSGMLYEAQTPSTQINTYVNSVTGPKRAVLEDNQTLFAFNSTLSSTMVSTENQQGPIPQNHWLQPPSSTSVKAQSAAVGHDDDLKKIAVDKIRNSTPNGVVFTTGFKPFISNAYSEECLIPKISKCEVSLSKTLAEASKSSFRACEVLTSTVPQEYPMTKSETPETCIMTPAKSVPIDISQEMSMPVLSRNYQTSSTPVYWSPRPPARFVGNQKPLQNDNNIPKRKSTYYGLTPAEYIAYGGIKVNSHGDSSASKPDEVPEGFKNMTYENYINKSPTKTTPEKFSIMSDFNAEKSSEALQPSVAVLMANQAKVEVTDKTKTEIQTINNSTLEMPIEIQKVQETMPGVKPVPLALDPKDTMYNGLQNTPSRAAISTTTVAEAPRQLNSGSIDITTPPFTAEGKKMPTYPFPLVQSNIPNSNITGSLTKNFLSVQNIPLQTVQSENAHRSTYPTESFNPASVNAMQLQVSENQEWKTMSCLSKRSLETHQTYSNVCDSSTAINTGSGLNKITTNSTIVTDSRMPSADTRSYTKVPPDIKPTALSKPEETKSTAHSKLGASIFTAPSKTEISRPGAACMSNADSLDVLPKSNIFIPPTPAKTDIFNTPSHSKLEASQLANRFKSDISNPKSEVLINPTSTPPSLKPIAKINQTPEETNGQQMQKHDINVKSIPSPLNKTNRSSRIPSDAQIFSPAPDTDAPITHLAMEKTSKQDNSNEGFIFNKKDPNQKSHLASDLQDSNKTNTDFKAEVTVESKLSNSPTQQIHSKAIIKASNNVHKDTKTNMESVQTKPLKSDTQKPSSNIKSLRKAPSAENGLAAMLLKAAKSLPLSSSEESSAKSQTKAKASNMDVKAQHAQDSKVDLITDAKIKSDTSKAQKCSKESLATERQNEAVATEDAKISKETLSEPTPDDQKKQNEPKGAQKSKGLKAKLSGWTRLKKHMVVEPEAPSFPVPKVEKNAQKVDLQISGKSEGAIENPSGGQDVVKKKAEPRATKMWDAVLFHMFATKENIMKQIQSNKNEDEQKNIGKDDQLIPSFVHRLPILLYSPRFDARKLKEAAAKPLNKIATAFERGLLHRKQEGEEPKDFNRTAKGFGSSKEKTTDV; the protein is encoded by the coding sequence ATGGAAAAACAGCGATCAAGTTTAAAGCCAAAGTTAGCATCCACTatgaaagttgtatttttaatacCAGACATCTATTTGTGGCTTGTTTTTAATGCAGGTGTTGAAATGCTGATGGCTTTAAGTTATGGTAGCCAGCCTAATCTGCTTCCACAGCAGTACCCTCCTCCTCCTCTACTGCCAAAACCAGGGCGAGACAATGCCCGTCTCCAGAAACTCCTGAAGAAAAGTGCCAAAAAGAAAGTCGGCTCTTCCTCTCAGACACCCATCCCATTCAGGTCGAACTTGTCTCCAGTAAATGAGGCCAGTCCTGACCTGGAACACAGTGACTACTCTACCCCTCCAAGGACTCCAGAAACCCCTCTCTTCAGCAGGACCCTTGACTCTCAATATTACTCCAGCGGCCCTTTCTACCATCACTCCGCCTCCCCATACTTATACCCTGCCAACAGCTCACACTACAGCTCAACGCCCACATTGTCTGCGCAGTCGTACTCTTACCCTGCCCGATCACTGGAGCACCAGATAGCACCTCTATACACATGCTCGTCTATCCTTTTTGACGATGACTCTGAGCAGGCCACAGATGCTGACCCAGATACATCCTATGAGATTGCCTTCAGTCAAACGCTTCAGTCCAGTTCCTCAAGAGAAGGGACGACACATGGGACGTTCGGTGAACGACAGACTTATCAAGCCTCAGTGCAAATGCAAGCTCCCCCTTTGGCTCCAGTTCGACCTCCTGCTCCAAATTTGACATTAGGCTGTGCGCTGGGTTACCAGACACAACCTTCCACCTCTCAGGTTCCAGTAAGCCAGTCCAGTGTGGAAGGATATAAAAACGTTGCACCTGCACTCATTACTCACACACCTCTCACGCAAAATCACATCATGGAAACAGCCGCGTCACACTTCAAGACTTCAGAGAAAATAGCTGCTTTTCCACAAACAAGGATTTATACTCCAAAAACCTCCTTTTATGAAATATCAAAGCCACCTATTCAAGACTCTTGGACGTGTGGTTCAACTTATCAAGGCGAAGCTCCATTATATCCAAAAAATCCAGTGATAGATGTTAAGCAAAATTCAGGAATGCTGTATGAAGCTCAAACACCTTCTACTCAGATAAATACATATGTAAATTCAGTTACAGGGCCAAAAAGAGCTGTTTTGGAAGATAATCAAACTTTGTTTGCATTTAACTCTACATTATCCTCCACAATGGTTTCTACAGAAAACCAACAAGGCCCCATACCTCAAAATCATTGGCTCCAACCTCCCTCATCGACAAGTGTGAAAGCTCAAAGTGCAGCAGTGGGTCATGATGACGATCTGAAAAAAATTGCTGTGGATAAAATAAGGAATTCCACTCCAAACGGTGTTGTGTTCACCACAGGATTCAAACCCTTCATTTCTAATGCCTATTCTGAAGAATGCTTGATACCAAAGATTTCTAAATGTGAGGTTTCCTTATCCAAGACTCTTGCTGAAGCTAGTAAGTCAAGCTTTAGAGCATGTGAGGTGCTTACATCTACAGTTCCACAGGAGTATCCAATGACTAAATCTGAAACTCCAGAAACCTGTATAATGACACCAGCCAAGTCTGTTCCAATAGATATAAGTCAGGAGATGTCCATGCCTGTACTGTCCCGAAACTATCAAACATCAAGTACTCCAGTATACTGGTCACCAAGACCACCAGCACGATTTGTAGGCAACCAGAAGCCATTACAAAATGATAATAACATCCCAAAACGAAAGTCAACTTACTATGGTTTGACACCGGCTGAATATATTGCTTATGGTGGAATCAAGGTGAATTCACATGGTGATTCTTCTGCATCTAAGCCTGATGAAGTACCAGAGGGTTTTAAAAACATGACATATGAGAATTACATAAACAAATCCCCAACAAAAACAACACCAGAAAAGTTCAGTATTATGTCTGATTTCAATGCAGAGAAATCCTCAGAGGCTTTACAACCTTCAGTGGCAGTGCTGATGGCAAACCAAGCAAAGGTAGAAGTAACtgacaaaactaaaactgaaatacaaactATCAATAATTCCACTTTGGAAATGCCAATTGAAATTCAGAAGGTGCAAGAGACAATGCCTGGAGTAAAACCAGTGCCTTTAGCTTTAGATCCTAAAGATACAATGTACAATGGACTTCAAAATACACCTTCAAGAGCGGCCATAAGCACCACTACTGTAGCAGAGGCTCCTAGACAACTAAATTCAGGGTCTATAGACATCACCACCCCTCCTTTTACAGCAGAGGGGAAAAAAATGCCAACATACCCTTTTCCCCTGGTCCAATCAAATATTCCGAACTCAAATATAACCGGATCGTTAACAAAGAATTTCTTGTCGGTTCAAAATATCCCACTGCAAACAGTGCAGTCAGAGAATGCACACAGATCTACATATCCAACAGAAAGTTTTAACCCTGCATCAGTAAATGCAATGCAATTACAAGTTTCTGAAAATCAAGAATGGAAAACCATGTCATGTTTGTCCAAGCGTTCTTTAGAAACCCACCAGACTTACTCCAATGTCTGTGACTCTTCTACTGCTATCAATACAGGAAGTGGACTCAATAAAATCACAACAAACTCAACCATTGTCACAGACTCTAGAATGCCATCTGCGGACACCAGAAGTTACACTAAAGTCCCCCCGGATATTAAACCTACAGCCCTCTCAAAGCCAGAGGAAACTAAATCTACAGCTCACTCAAAGTTAGGTGCATCTATCTTTACAGCGCCCTCAAAGACAGAAATATCCAGACCTGGAGCCGCATGTATGTCTAATGCAGACAGTTTGGATGTTTTGCCCaaatcaaacatatttattccCCCAACTCCTGCTAAAACAGATATATTTAATACTCCAAGTCACTCTAAACTAGAGGCATCTCAACTTGCAAACAGATTTAAATCAGATATATCGAATCCTAAATCAGAAGTTCTAATAAACCCAACTTCAACACCCCCCTCCTTAAAACCAATTGCAAAGATAAATCAAACTCCTGAAGAAACCAACGGTCAGCAGATGCAGAAACATGACATCAATGTGAAATCTATTCCAagccctttaaataaaacaaacagatcATCCAGAATCCCCTCAGACGCACAGATATTTTCACCTGCACCTGATACTGATGCCCCAATTACTCATTTGGCAATGGAGAAAACTTCTAAACAAGACAACAGCAATGAAGGATTCATCTTCAATAAAAAAGACCCAAACCAAAAAAGCCATTTGGCATCAGACTTACAAGACTccaataaaacaaacactgatttcaaagctgaagttACAGTTGAATCTAAACTAAGCAATTCACCAACGCAACAAATACATTCAAAAGCAATAATCAAAGCATCaaataacgtacacaaagacacCAAAACAAATATGGAAAGTGTGCAGACCAAACCCTTAAAATCTGATACTCAAAAGCCATCTTCAAATATAAAGTCTCTTCGAAAAGCTCCAAGTGCAGAAAATGGTCTTGCTGCTATGCTTCTCAAGGCTGCCAAATCTCTACCACTTTCTTCATCTGAAGAAAGCTCTGCTAAATCCCAGACAAAAGCCAAAGCGTCTAATATGGATGTAAAGGCACAACATGCTCAGGATTCAAAAGTTGATCTCATCACAGATGCTAAAATCAAGTCTGATACCTCAAAAGCTCAAAAGTGTTCAAAAGAATCATTAGCAACTGAAAGACAAAATGAGGCCGTAGCCACTGAAGATGCCAAGATTAGTAAAGAGACTCTCTCTGAACCCACACCAGATGATCAGAAAAAACAAAATGAACCTAAGGGTGCTCAGAAATCCAAAGGCCTGAAGGCCAAGCTTAGCGGCTGGACCAGGCTGAAAAAGCACATGGTGGTTGAACCTGAAGCCCCCAGTTTTCCAGTGCCTAAGGTGGAGAAAAATGCTCAGAAAGTAGATCTACAAATAAGTGGTAAATCTGAAGGAGCCATAGAAAACCCATCGGGTGGACAGGATGTAGTGAAAAAGAAAGCTGAGCCCAGGGCAACAAAAATGTGGGATGCTGTACTTTTTCATATGTTTGCAACAAAGGAGAACATCATGAAGCAGATACAAAGTAACAAAAATGAGGATGAGCAGAAAAACATTGGGAAGGATGACCAGTTAATCCCATCCTTCGTCCACCGTCTCCCTATCCTTCTCTACAGTCCGCGTTTTGACGCCCGAAAGCTGAAGGAGGCAGCTGCAAAACCTCTGAACAAAATAGCTACAGCCTTTGAAAGAGGGCTGCTGCATCGCAAACAAGAAGGTGAAGAGCCAAAAGACTTTAACAGAACAGCCAAAGGATTTGGTTCatctaaagaaaaaacaacagatGTTTGA
- the lsp1b gene encoding lymphocyte specific protein 1 b isoform X1, whose protein sequence is MSSSILRRQSSKKGLDRLQRITVQRSLEDAEEIERERRRRLRSSSSPDLSQHTVTPQDSPRTPQTLDNQGQNDLPPRCQSSLEEDEGFSDWTQLSRRKQGQIDHKDVETHVNGSHHSKLQLCSSSAQQSKLHDINVNDSTPCKQTRPALSNQQNLDEDGDEEDWGAREQERRNNIKAAERVKEETGRLCAEEDDPRRVKGHESSFWKKQNESCEMDEKRERKAEMKISYTSTVVLQQNGRQYSNNGKEGRRTNDRELKIQCNMDSSVDSAALSSPESVSEEVFEKSNEESQQHVETDDQTHEEVQRRMREQERERKRKDVMEKLKRLSISSGDPEEPFSPLSPRSPSYMAEGEEWQSDGTSSITERTESLNRSIKKKNSIKKTQPPTIISKLDNRLEQYNHAIEESCKEGNAAKVMDVPTPPEPVSARKNLFEAGEAWNQNSTKAVSSKDTEGMKVGVADLINQWVKGNSDAKSPSKTACQDVKAGEVRNIKSKWENLGDSSSQDKSCAKGLAGKRYKFVESGHGKYEKVYINNDTN, encoded by the exons ATGTCCAGCTCAATCCTGCGACGACAATCCAGCAAAAAGGGATTGGATAGGCTCCAAAG GATCACTGTTCAACGCAGTCTGGAGGATGCAGAAGAAATTGAGAGAGAACGACGACGGCGTTTAAGGAGCAGTTCCTCTCCTGATCTTTCTCAACACACTGTGACCCCACAGGACAGCCCTCGCACTCCACAGACTCTGGACAACCA GGGTCAGAATGATCTCCCTCCACGCTGCCAATCCTCTTTGGAAGAGGACGAAGGCTTCAGTGACTGGACACAACTGAGCAGGCGCAAACAGGGACAAATTGACCATAAAGATGTAGAAACGCATGTCAACGGCTCCCATCACTCAAAACTCCAGCTCTGCTCCAGCTCTGCTCAACAAAgcaaactgcatgatataaatgtaAATGACAGCACCCCATGCAAACAGACCCGACCAGCTCTTTCAAATCAGCAAAACCTAGATGAGGATGGTGATGAAGAAGACTGGGGTGCCAGAGAGCAAGAAAGAAGAAATAATATTAAGGCAGCAGAGAGGGTGAAGGAAGAGACTGGACGGTTGTGTGCAGAGGAGGATGATCCAAGAAGGGTGAAAGGTCATGAGTCATCTTTTTGGAAAAAACAAAATGAGAGCTGTGAAATGGATGAGAAG AGAGAAAGGAAGGCAGAGATGAAGATTTCCTACACCTCCACAGTTGTCCTCCAACAGAATGGGAGACAATACAGTAATAATGGAAAAGAAGGGAGGAGAACAAATGACAG AGAACTAAAGATACAGTGCAACATGGACTCTTCAGTCGATTCAGCAGCTCTCAGCAGTCCAGAAAG TGTGTCTGAGGAGGTGTTTGAGAAGAGCAACGAGGAGAGCCAGCAGCACGTTGAGACTGATGATCAGACTCATGAGGAGGTGCAGAGGAGGATGAGAGAGCAGGAGCGAGAGAGGAAGAGGAAGGatgtgatggaaaagctgaagAGGTTGAGTATATCCAGTGGAGATCCAGAGGAGCCCTTCAGTCCTCTCAGCCCCAGGAGCCCTTCCTACATG GCTGAGGGTGAGGAGTGGCAATCAGATGGTACAAGCTCG ATTACTGAGAGGACTGAGTCTCTAAACCGctccattaaaaaaaa GAACAGCATAAAGAAGACCCAGCCTCCCACAATCATCTCAAAGTTAGATAACAGACTGGAGCAGTACAACCATGCCATTGAG GAGTCCTGTAAAGAGGGCAATGCAGCCAAGGTAATGGACGTCCCAACACCTCCAGAACCCGTATCTGCCCGGAAGAACCTGTTTGAGGCGGGGGAAGCCTGGAATCAGAATTCAACAAAGGCTGTGTCCTCCAAG GATACAGAGGGAATGAAGGTGGGTGTGGCAGATCTAATTAACCAATGGGTGAAAGGAAACTCTGATGCCAAGAGCCCCTCCAAAACAGCT TGTCAGGATGTTAAGGCTGGTGAGGTGCGTAACATAAAATCCAAATGGGAGAATCTGGGAGACTCTTCATCACAGGATAAATCATGTGCAAAG GGATTGGCTGGAAAAAGGTACAAATTTGTTGAGAGTGGCCACGGGAAATATGAGAAGGTCTACATAAATAACGACACAAACTGA
- the lsp1b gene encoding lymphocyte specific protein 1 b isoform X2, whose protein sequence is MSSSILRRQSSKKGLDRLQRITVQRSLEDAEEIERERRRRLRSSSSPDLSQHTVTPQDSPRTPQTLDNQGQNDLPPRCQSSLEEDEGFSDWTQLSRRKQGQIDHKDVETHVNGSHHSKLQLCSSSAQQSKLHDINVNDSTPCKQTRPALSNQQNLDEDGDEEDWGAREQERRNNIKAAERVKEETGRLCAEEDDPRRVKGHESSFWKKQNESCEMDEKRERKAEMKISYTSTVVLQQNGRQYSNNGKEGRRTNDRELKIQCNMDSSVDSAALSSPESVSEEVFEKSNEESQQHVETDDQTHEEVQRRMREQERERKRKDVMEKLKRLSISSGDPEEPFSPLSPRSPSYMITERTESLNRSIKKKNSIKKTQPPTIISKLDNRLEQYNHAIEESCKEGNAAKVMDVPTPPEPVSARKNLFEAGEAWNQNSTKAVSSKDTEGMKVGVADLINQWVKGNSDAKSPSKTACQDVKAGEVRNIKSKWENLGDSSSQDKSCAKGLAGKRYKFVESGHGKYEKVYINNDTN, encoded by the exons ATGTCCAGCTCAATCCTGCGACGACAATCCAGCAAAAAGGGATTGGATAGGCTCCAAAG GATCACTGTTCAACGCAGTCTGGAGGATGCAGAAGAAATTGAGAGAGAACGACGACGGCGTTTAAGGAGCAGTTCCTCTCCTGATCTTTCTCAACACACTGTGACCCCACAGGACAGCCCTCGCACTCCACAGACTCTGGACAACCA GGGTCAGAATGATCTCCCTCCACGCTGCCAATCCTCTTTGGAAGAGGACGAAGGCTTCAGTGACTGGACACAACTGAGCAGGCGCAAACAGGGACAAATTGACCATAAAGATGTAGAAACGCATGTCAACGGCTCCCATCACTCAAAACTCCAGCTCTGCTCCAGCTCTGCTCAACAAAgcaaactgcatgatataaatgtaAATGACAGCACCCCATGCAAACAGACCCGACCAGCTCTTTCAAATCAGCAAAACCTAGATGAGGATGGTGATGAAGAAGACTGGGGTGCCAGAGAGCAAGAAAGAAGAAATAATATTAAGGCAGCAGAGAGGGTGAAGGAAGAGACTGGACGGTTGTGTGCAGAGGAGGATGATCCAAGAAGGGTGAAAGGTCATGAGTCATCTTTTTGGAAAAAACAAAATGAGAGCTGTGAAATGGATGAGAAG AGAGAAAGGAAGGCAGAGATGAAGATTTCCTACACCTCCACAGTTGTCCTCCAACAGAATGGGAGACAATACAGTAATAATGGAAAAGAAGGGAGGAGAACAAATGACAG AGAACTAAAGATACAGTGCAACATGGACTCTTCAGTCGATTCAGCAGCTCTCAGCAGTCCAGAAAG TGTGTCTGAGGAGGTGTTTGAGAAGAGCAACGAGGAGAGCCAGCAGCACGTTGAGACTGATGATCAGACTCATGAGGAGGTGCAGAGGAGGATGAGAGAGCAGGAGCGAGAGAGGAAGAGGAAGGatgtgatggaaaagctgaagAGGTTGAGTATATCCAGTGGAGATCCAGAGGAGCCCTTCAGTCCTCTCAGCCCCAGGAGCCCTTCCTACATG ATTACTGAGAGGACTGAGTCTCTAAACCGctccattaaaaaaaa GAACAGCATAAAGAAGACCCAGCCTCCCACAATCATCTCAAAGTTAGATAACAGACTGGAGCAGTACAACCATGCCATTGAG GAGTCCTGTAAAGAGGGCAATGCAGCCAAGGTAATGGACGTCCCAACACCTCCAGAACCCGTATCTGCCCGGAAGAACCTGTTTGAGGCGGGGGAAGCCTGGAATCAGAATTCAACAAAGGCTGTGTCCTCCAAG GATACAGAGGGAATGAAGGTGGGTGTGGCAGATCTAATTAACCAATGGGTGAAAGGAAACTCTGATGCCAAGAGCCCCTCCAAAACAGCT TGTCAGGATGTTAAGGCTGGTGAGGTGCGTAACATAAAATCCAAATGGGAGAATCTGGGAGACTCTTCATCACAGGATAAATCATGTGCAAAG GGATTGGCTGGAAAAAGGTACAAATTTGTTGAGAGTGGCCACGGGAAATATGAGAAGGTCTACATAAATAACGACACAAACTGA
- the tnni2b.1 gene encoding troponin I type 2b (skeletal, fast), tandem duplicate 1, translated as MSEKKMSSSRRQHLKSLLLQIAHGLLEEEAAEAEQEKERYMEENCPALSMPGSMQELQELCRKLHQQIDAIDEQRYDMESKVAKSDKEIEDLKIKVQDLKGKFKKPVLKKVRMSADAMLQALLGSKHKVSLDLRANLKQVKKEVKEEEKEAVGDWRKNIEDKAGMDGRKKMFESEA; from the exons ATGTCTGA GAAAAAGATGTCGTCCAGCCGCAGGCAACATCTGAAG AGCCTGTTGCTTCAGATCGCTCATGGCCTTTTGGAAGAAGAGGCAGCTGAGGCTGAGCAAGAAAAAGAGAGATATATGGAGGAGAACTGTCCTGCTCTCTCAATGCCAGGAAGCATGCAGGAActacag GAGCTGTGTAGGAAGTTGCACCAGCAGATTGATGCCATTGATGAACAAAGATATGATATGGAGAGCAAAGTGGCCAAGTCAGACAAGGAG ATTGAAGATCTGAAGATTAAGGTTCAGGACCTGAAAGGTAAATTCAAGAAGCCTGTTCTGAAGAAAGTGCGTATGTCTGCTGATGCCATGCTGCAGGCCCTGCTGGGCTCCAAACACAAAGTGTCCCTGGATCTGAGAGCCAACCTCAAACAGGTCAAGAAAGAGGTCAAAGAGGAG GAGAAGGAGGCAGTGGGAGACTGGCGTAAAAACATTGAGGATAAGGCTGGTATGGATGGCAGGAAGAAGATGTTCGAGTCTGAGGCCTAA